One stretch of Procambarus clarkii isolate CNS0578487 chromosome 35, FALCON_Pclarkii_2.0, whole genome shotgun sequence DNA includes these proteins:
- the LOC138371370 gene encoding uncharacterized protein: MGYPRQRKRKPCFKYEEDNSENNKRNHHSSQSKKKCSPSSYENTPSKEISPPQIPYYSGILSESNRTVLQKPSPVKTTLHNTPSTPSVFPHEANRTVLQKQSPVKTTLHNTPLTPSVFLHEDNELVTPSTSVVRTPRSRNLFDPKSPDKNDGSLKEMMQNMSNMLQAIYTEVNELKSDVNELKSDVKILKATLTTKETDKIIEDLIPNPIAAEGDLNVLNRKLAESSFRTKFVLLLTSVRGSDCATTVRRMMKKIGTNGLWSLYSLKGQKKKLAFLEKQELYNVILKSSINAHPQVKVEDVTFQISEVLKHAPNRPGGSRYKKPVSTPTLMQLKEMLRQVLLIC, encoded by the exons ATGGGCTATCCTCGACAACGAAAAAGGAAACCATGCTTCAAATATGAAGAAGATAATTCCGAGAATAACAAAC gcaatcatCACTCGTCTCAATCCAAGAAGAAGTGTTCGCCATCTTCATATGAGAATACACCTTCAAAAGAAATAAGTCCTCCGCAAATACCATATTATTCTGGTATATTAAGTGAAT CTAATAGAACAGTCCTACAAAAGCCGTCTCCAGTGAAGACTACACTTCACAATACACCTTCAACGCCATCAGTATTTCCTCATGAAG CTAATAGAACAGTCCTACAAAAGCAGTCTCCAGTGAAGACTACACTTCACAATACACCGTTGACGCCATCAGTATTTCTTCATGAag ACAATGAGCTGGTCACGCCAAGTACTTCAGTCGTTAGGACTCCAAGGTCAAGGAATTTATTCGACCCAAAGTCACCAGACAAGAACGATGGGAGTTTGAAAGAAATGATGCAGAATATGA gtaacatgttgcaggccatatacactgaagtgaatgaactgaaaagtgatgtgaatgaactgaaaagtgatgtgaaGATATTGAAAGCAACTTTGACTACAAAAGAAACAGACAAGATCATAGAAGATCTAATACCAAATCCTATTGCTGCAGAAGGTGATCTTAATGTTCTCAATAGGAAGTTAGCGGAAtcgagtttcagaacaaaattt gtgttgcttttaaccagtgtacgtgggtctgattgtgcaactacAGTTCGAAGAATGATGAAGAAGATAGGAACAAACGGCCTTTGGTCATTATACAGCCTAAAAGGACAAAAGAAGAAATTAGCATTTCtagaaaaacaagaactatataatgttattttaa aatcatctatcaacgcacatccacaagttaagGTGGAAGACGTGACCTTTcaaatttctgaagtactgaaacatgcaccaaacaggcctggtggatctaggtacaag